A window from Sus scrofa isolate TJ Tabasco breed Duroc chromosome 2, Sscrofa11.1, whole genome shotgun sequence encodes these proteins:
- the TBXA2R gene encoding thromboxane A2 receptor — protein sequence MWPNGSSLGPCFRPTNITLEERRLIASPWFAASFCLVGLASNLLALGVLAGARQSSSYGRSSFLTFLCGLVLTDFMGLLSTGAIVVSQHAALFDWQAVDPSCRLCHFMGVIMVFFGLCPLLLGAAMASERFLGITRPFSRPTATSHRRAWAMVGLVWATALVLGLLPLLGVGRYTVQYPGSWCFLTLGSEPGDVAFGLLFACFGSLSVGLSFLLNTISVATLCFVYHGQETAQQRPRDCEVEMMAQLMGIMVVASICWMPLLVFIAQTVLRSPPVMSLTGQLPRATEQQLLIYLRVATWNQILDPWVYILFRRAVIRRLHPRLSTRSRSLSLQPQLSRRPTMQ from the exons ATGTGGCCCAATGGCAGTTCTCTGGGGCCCTGTTTCCGGCCAACAAACATCACACTGGAGGAGCGGCGCCTGATTGCCTCCCCCTGGTTCGCGGCCTCCTTCTGCCTGGTGGGCCTGGCCTCCAACCTGCTGGCGCTAGGTGTGCTGGCGGGTGCGAGGCAGAGCAGCTCTTATGGGCGCTCCTCCTTCCTGACCTTCCTCTGCGGCCTGGTCCTCACTGACTTCATGGGACTGTTGTCCACCGGTGCCATCGTGGTGTCCCAGCATGCCGCCCTCTTCGACTGGCAGGCCGTGGACCCTAGCTGCCGCCTCTGCCACTTCATGGGTGTCATCATGGTCTTTTTTGGCCTGTGTCCGCTGCTGCTGGGAGCTGCCATGGCCTCAGAGCGCTTCCTGGGCATCACCCGGCCCTTCTCGCGCCCTACGGCCACTTCGCATCGCCGGGCCTGGGCCATGGTGGGACTGGTGTGGGCCACCGCGCTGGTGCTGGGCCTGCTGCCCCTGCTGGGCGTGGGCCGCTACACCGTGCAGTACCCGGGCTCCTGGTGCTTCCTCACACTCGGCAGCGAGCCAGGAGATGTGGCTTTTGGCCTCCTCTTCGCCTGTTTCGGCAGCCTCTCTGTGGGGCTATCCTTCCTGCTCAACACAATCAGCGTCGCCACCCTGTGCTTTGTCTACCACGGGCAGGAGACCGCCCAGCAGCGCCCGCGGGACTGTGAGGTCGAGATGATGGCTCAGCTCATGGGCATCATGGTGGTGGCCAGTATCTGCTGGATGCCACTGCTG GTCTTCATCGCCCAGACAGTTCTGCGGAGCCCGCCTGTCATGAGCCTGACCGGGCAGCTGCCCCGAGCTACGGAGCAACAGCTGCTCATCTACCTGCGCGTGGCCACCTGGAACCAGATCCTCGACCCCTGGGTGTACATCCTGTTTCGACGGGCAGTGATCCGGCGCCTCCACCCTCGCCTCAGCACCAGGTCCAGGTCGCTCTCTCTGCAACCCCAGCTCTCCCGCAGGCCCACGATGCAGTAG